A segment of the Butyrivibrio fibrisolvens genome:
GAGGACTAACATGGACAATACTACAGAATCTAATATATACGCCAAAATTATCATAGATATATCTCACGAGCAGGTGGACAGAACTTTCTGCTATAAAGTTCCTGAGCGCCTTATAGGCAGTGTCGATGTTGGAAGCTGCGTGCAGGTGCCATTTGGACGAGGCAATAAGGTTAGGACCGGCTACGTCATGGAGCTTACGGATACTGCGGACTTTGATCCTGCGAAGATCAAAGAGATCGTTTCTATCGCGACTGAGAATCTTCCGGCAGAAGATATTTTTATAAAGCTTGCTGCCTGGATGAAGCAAAGATACGGCTCTACCATGTATGCAGCACTTAAGACAGTACTTCCTGCGCATAAGAAACAGACAACACTTAAGCATAAGTTTATATCCTTAAGGATGGCGCAGCGAGAAGCTACAGAATATCTCTATGAATGCAGGCAAAAGAACAGGAAGGCGCAGGAAAGGCTTCTTGCAGAGCTCTTAACTGAGCCTGAAGAAAGGATTCCCTATGAGCTTGTAACAGGAAAGCTCAATATTTCTGCGGCAACCATAAGAAGTCTTAAGGAAAAGTGCGTGATAAATGTCACCGAAGAAGAGTATTATCGTAACCCTGTTAATATAAGTGCGGGTGCAACCAGGAGGCTTAACCTTTCTGATGAGCAGCAGCACGTAGTTGATAAGGTCATCAGCGACTTTGATGCGAATATAAAAAAGACTTATCTTGTGCACGGCATAACAGGAAGCGGTAAGACTGAAGTTTATATCCGCATGATAGAAGAGATAATAGCAAGGGGCAAACAGGCTATAGTCCTTATCCCTGAGATATCTTTGACCTATCAGACCCTTATGCGTTTCTACCGCCACTTTGGAGAGCGAGTATCAGTAATGAATTCAACTCTTTCTCCCGGGGAAAAATATGATCAGTTTGAAAGGGCAAGAAATGGCCAGCTTGACATAATAATCGGCCCTAGGTCAGCTCTTTTTACACCATTTCCAAATCTTGGACTTATAATAATAGATGAGGAGCATGAGCCTGCCTATAAATCTGAGCAGATGCCCAAGTATCATGCAAGAGAGACAGCTATTACACTTGCAAAACTGGTAAAAGACGGAGCAAGCGTGGTTTTAGGAAGTGCGACCCCTTCTCTTGAAGCCTATTACAGGGCTGTATCAGGTGAATACGAACTCTTTGAGCTTACCAAGAGACTTACAGGCGGAACATTGCCGGAAGTTGAATGCGTAGATCTAAGAGACGAGCTTAGAAGCGGCAACAGATCTATTTTTTCAAGAAGTCTTCAGGAAGCAATCGAGGATAGGCTTCAAAAGCACGAGCAGCTTATGCTCTTTATAAACAGAAGAGGACTTGCAGGATTCGTATCATGCAGAAGCTGCGGACATGTATTTAAGTGCCCTCACTGCGATGTATCTCTATCGGAGCATAGAGGCGGCAAGCTTGTATGCCACTACTGCGGATATTCAGAGCCTGTCACAAGAATATGTCCTGAGTGCGGATCCAAGTATGTTTCAGCCTTTAGGGCAGGAACAGAGCAGATAGAAAAAGAAGTTCTTAAGAACTGGCCACATGCAAGAGTCCTCAGGATGGATGCAGATACCACCAAGACTAAGGACAGCTACCAGAAGATATTGTCTGCTTTTTCCAACGAAGAAGCCGATATACTGATAGGAACGCAGATGATAGTTAAGGGCCACGATTTCCCTAAGGTTACGCTTGTGGGAGTTTTGGCTGCGGATATGTCACTTTATGCTAATGACTACAGGGCGGCAGAGCGAACCTTCCAGCTTCTGACGCAGGCAGCAGGAAGAGCAGGAAGAGGAGAACTTGCCGGCAAAGTAATAGTACAAAGCTATCAGCCTGATCACTATGCGATCCAGACCGCTGCAAGGCAGGATTATGGCGCTTTTTACGATGAAGAGATTGCCTACAGAAGGCTTCTGGCGTACCCTCCTGTTGCGCACATGATGGCAGTTCAGATCACTTCAAAAAGTGAAGAAGCAGGAATAACTTTTTCCAATAAATTGAGGACTATTTTAGAACAGCCTGTAGTTCCTTTTCTGGATCTTGATGGTAGCAGTTATAGCTTTCGCAGTGACAATGGAAGAGGTAATTCTAACAGTAATGATATAAGCGTATCTCCCTCAGCTTATGTAAGAGGAAGCCTTATGGAGAGTGAAAAGCCGGTTATCATCGGTCCGGCAGCTGCGAATATATCAAAAATTAATGATGTTTTCAGATTTGTTATATATGTTAAGTCGCAGGATTATGCTATATTAACTAAGATGAAAGATAAAATTGAACGGTATACCGCCAGACTCATAGAAGCTGGACAATACCGAGGATATTCGGTACAATTTGATTTTGACCCTATAAACGGTTTTTGATAATGATAATTGATAGGGATCTACATGTTCTGCTATTGATCAGTCTATTGATTGGCTGATTATTGTATAAATTTATAATGAAGTATTAACGGAGGTTAATTATGGCTATAAGACAGATTCGTGAATATGGTGATGAAGTACTTGCAAAAAAGTGCAAACCTGTCAAAGAAATGACAGATTCAATACAGGAACTTATCGATGATATGTTCGAAACAATGTATGAAGCAAATGGAGTAGGCCTTGCAGCACCTCAGGTTGGTATCCTTAAAAGGATCATGGTAATCGACTGCACAGGTGAAGATCCATTTGTATTCATCAATCCTGAGATTCTTGAGACAAGCGGTGAGCAGACAGGCTACGAAGGATGTCTTTCTATCCCTGGAAAGAGCGGCGTAGTTACAAGACCTGATCACGTAAGAGTTAAGGCTCTTGACCGCGATATGAATGAGTTCGAGCTTGAAGCTGATGAGCTTTTTGCACGCGCTATCTGCCACGAATGCGAGCACCTTGACGGACATATGTATGTTGAAAAGGTAGCAGGCGGAGTTGAAGGACTTGTAGACAATGAAGAGCTCTATAAGGACGAGGATTAATTCTATTCCGAAAAAGACTATTAGGATAGAATGAATTGGTGTTGCGAGTCCCACCAATTTGATGAATTGACTACGTATGATACTCGCGGCGTGAGGTTTAGAATGAAAATAGTATATATGGGAACTCCTGACTTTGCTGTCGGAGCTTTGAAAGCTTTATGTGAAGCGGGATTTGAAGTTGTGTGCGCGGTTACACAGCCTGATAAACCAAAGGGAAGAAGTGGAAAGCTCGTTTTTTCTCCGGTAAAAGAATATGCGATCGAGAAAAATATTCTGGTATTTCAGCCTGAAAAGATCAGAACACCTGAAAGCGTAGAGTATCTTAAGAGTCTTGATGCAGACCTTTATGTAGTTGCTGCATTTGGACAGATCCTCTCTCAGGAAGTTCTTGATATTCCTAAGTACGGATGCGTTAATATCCATGCATCTCTTTTGCCAAAATACAGAGGAGCAGCGCCTATTCAGCAGGCACTTCTTGATGGTAACAAAGAGACCGGCGTTACACTTATGCAGATGAATGCCGGAATGGATACAGGTGACATCCTTATGCAGGAGAGCCTTGAGATCACTGATGAGGATACAGCCGGAACACTTTTTGATAAGCTTATGGATCTTGGCGCTGACATGATAGTCCGCGCAGTTCCTATGATCGAAAAGGGAGAACTTACTCCGGTTCCGC
Coding sequences within it:
- the def gene encoding peptide deformylase — encoded protein: MAIRQIREYGDEVLAKKCKPVKEMTDSIQELIDDMFETMYEANGVGLAAPQVGILKRIMVIDCTGEDPFVFINPEILETSGEQTGYEGCLSIPGKSGVVTRPDHVRVKALDRDMNEFELEADELFARAICHECEHLDGHMYVEKVAGGVEGLVDNEELYKDED
- the fmt gene encoding methionyl-tRNA formyltransferase, which codes for MKIVYMGTPDFAVGALKALCEAGFEVVCAVTQPDKPKGRSGKLVFSPVKEYAIEKNILVFQPEKIRTPESVEYLKSLDADLYVVAAFGQILSQEVLDIPKYGCVNIHASLLPKYRGAAPIQQALLDGNKETGVTLMQMNAGMDTGDILMQESLEITDEDTAGTLFDKLMDLGADMIVRAVPMIEKGELTPVPQDNDKATKVGKFSKDMGIIDWSQDAAYIDRLIRTMDPWPSAFTHWNEKTLKIWKAKPIEASSGVQAGEIFEVGKNSFKVACGNGSLEVFEVQLEGKKRMSAGDFMRGNHVEAGQKLG
- the priA gene encoding primosomal protein N'; this encodes MDNTTESNIYAKIIIDISHEQVDRTFCYKVPERLIGSVDVGSCVQVPFGRGNKVRTGYVMELTDTADFDPAKIKEIVSIATENLPAEDIFIKLAAWMKQRYGSTMYAALKTVLPAHKKQTTLKHKFISLRMAQREATEYLYECRQKNRKAQERLLAELLTEPEERIPYELVTGKLNISAATIRSLKEKCVINVTEEEYYRNPVNISAGATRRLNLSDEQQHVVDKVISDFDANIKKTYLVHGITGSGKTEVYIRMIEEIIARGKQAIVLIPEISLTYQTLMRFYRHFGERVSVMNSTLSPGEKYDQFERARNGQLDIIIGPRSALFTPFPNLGLIIIDEEHEPAYKSEQMPKYHARETAITLAKLVKDGASVVLGSATPSLEAYYRAVSGEYELFELTKRLTGGTLPEVECVDLRDELRSGNRSIFSRSLQEAIEDRLQKHEQLMLFINRRGLAGFVSCRSCGHVFKCPHCDVSLSEHRGGKLVCHYCGYSEPVTRICPECGSKYVSAFRAGTEQIEKEVLKNWPHARVLRMDADTTKTKDSYQKILSAFSNEEADILIGTQMIVKGHDFPKVTLVGVLAADMSLYANDYRAAERTFQLLTQAAGRAGRGELAGKVIVQSYQPDHYAIQTAARQDYGAFYDEEIAYRRLLAYPPVAHMMAVQITSKSEEAGITFSNKLRTILEQPVVPFLDLDGSSYSFRSDNGRGNSNSNDISVSPSAYVRGSLMESEKPVIIGPAAANISKINDVFRFVIYVKSQDYAILTKMKDKIERYTARLIEAGQYRGYSVQFDFDPINGF